A region from the Francisella orientalis FNO12 genome encodes:
- the hisS gene encoding histidine--tRNA ligase — translation MSKLTIIRGFNDILPQESYKWQFLESKIKSILDKYNYDEVRLPVLEKSELFHRSVGETSDIVSKETYDFVDRSGESLTLRPEGTASCVRMVIENSLANRGQTQKLWYSGPMFRYERPQKGRYRQFYQLGVEAYGYDSVAIDLEILTIGRNLFRELGISKCITLELNSLGSSSNRQEYTKALLEYLKPYHTQLDEDSIKRLDKNPLRILDSKNEQTQQILINAPKLIDFIDEDSLVRFEQTCEYLDNLGVNYRVNQKLVRGLDYYSGLVFEWITDRLGAQAAVCAGGRYDNLIENLGGQKSGAIGFAIGLERLLLLLENEGKLPVEDNKIDVFFVLDNNHLHRSLLVVENIRQDLPALKIDMDLKLGSFKSQFKKADKSGAKIAVIIGQDELLQQTVGVKYLQQDKQQEQIPLNELINFLEKIAI, via the coding sequence ATGAGCAAACTTACTATTATTCGCGGTTTTAATGATATTCTTCCTCAAGAAAGTTACAAGTGGCAGTTTTTAGAGTCAAAAATAAAATCAATTCTAGATAAATATAATTATGATGAGGTAAGGCTGCCCGTCTTAGAAAAAAGTGAACTATTTCATAGAAGTGTAGGAGAAACATCGGATATAGTTTCTAAAGAAACCTATGATTTTGTAGATAGAAGTGGAGAAAGTCTAACGCTAAGACCTGAAGGAACGGCTAGTTGTGTGCGTATGGTAATCGAAAATAGTTTGGCTAATAGGGGACAAACACAAAAACTTTGGTATTCTGGTCCTATGTTTCGCTATGAGAGACCTCAAAAAGGTAGGTATAGACAGTTTTACCAACTTGGTGTTGAAGCTTATGGCTATGATAGTGTTGCGATAGACTTAGAAATTCTTACTATTGGCCGGAACTTATTTAGAGAACTGGGTATTTCTAAATGTATAACACTAGAGTTAAATAGTCTTGGATCGAGTTCTAATAGACAAGAATACACAAAAGCATTGTTAGAGTATTTAAAACCATATCATACGCAGCTTGATGAAGATTCAATCAAAAGATTGGACAAAAATCCTCTGAGAATACTTGATTCTAAGAATGAACAAACTCAGCAAATATTGATTAATGCGCCTAAGCTTATTGATTTTATTGATGAAGATTCATTGGTGAGATTTGAGCAGACATGTGAGTATCTTGATAACTTAGGAGTTAACTATCGAGTTAATCAAAAATTGGTTAGAGGTTTAGATTATTATAGTGGATTAGTTTTTGAGTGGATCACTGATCGGTTAGGAGCTCAAGCAGCAGTATGTGCCGGTGGTCGTTATGATAATTTAATAGAAAACTTAGGTGGTCAAAAATCAGGTGCTATTGGTTTTGCTATTGGCTTAGAACGCCTATTACTTTTACTTGAGAATGAGGGTAAACTCCCAGTTGAAGATAATAAAATAGATGTTTTTTTCGTATTAGATAATAATCATCTGCATAGATCGTTACTAGTAGTCGAGAATATTCGTCAAGATTTGCCAGCATTAAAAATAGATATGGATTTGAAATTGGGTAGCTTTAAATCACAGTTTAAAAAGGCAGATAAATCAGGTGCTAAAATTGCTGTAATAATCGGTCAAGATGAATTATTGCAGCAGACTGTTGGTGTAAAATATTTACAACAAGATAAGCAACAAGAGCAAATTCCTTTGAATGAATTAATAAATTTTCTAGAAAAAATAGCTATATGA
- a CDS encoding MFS transporter, with protein MKLHNIKGYAWIVVGLSSFLLIDKYIMNVSPSLIANELMTSFSINATEMSAMVSLFLWSVVFCQFFVAGPIIDKLGFRKVSFFSLILSAIGLILFVLSADIHSFALGCVSRLIIGIGASFATVGYIKAAAVWFDRRKFAFVCSFLMTAAMMGALLGQVPLVYLIEITGSWHRALIGYACFSIIMALLYLALVRDYNPEASFANDSKGNTGTLAGIKKVLMNRNNWYLTLYTGLTFTTIDVFGGIWGNSYFRELYGIPAKEASFIVSMMFLGLAIGSPVIGKLSEKFDNRVKIMIIFHIIATICLALVLQFKLTPGISGALLFVFGFCLGVYMLAFAIGNRINPIVVAATVAALINTGEPLLGALFDPLIGHLLDLTWTGQYIDVHNQITNVAAEGAHRYFHISAYHNAFLILVFSMIVSFFLLVLVKDKEVE; from the coding sequence ATGAAGTTACACAATATAAAAGGTTATGCTTGGATAGTTGTAGGTCTGAGCTCATTTTTACTTATTGATAAATATATAATGAATGTGTCTCCTAGTCTGATAGCAAATGAATTGATGACTAGTTTTTCGATAAACGCTACTGAAATGAGCGCGATGGTATCATTATTTTTATGGTCAGTAGTGTTTTGTCAGTTTTTTGTAGCTGGGCCAATTATAGATAAGCTAGGATTTAGAAAGGTCAGTTTTTTTTCACTAATTCTCTCTGCAATAGGATTGATACTATTTGTCCTTTCAGCTGATATTCATAGTTTTGCGCTTGGTTGTGTTTCTCGATTGATTATTGGAATAGGTGCTTCATTTGCTACGGTTGGTTATATTAAAGCTGCTGCAGTTTGGTTTGATCGACGTAAATTTGCTTTTGTTTGTAGTTTTTTAATGACTGCTGCGATGATGGGAGCTTTACTTGGACAAGTTCCACTTGTGTATCTTATTGAAATTACAGGGTCATGGCATAGAGCATTAATTGGTTATGCTTGTTTTAGTATAATTATGGCTTTATTATATTTAGCTTTAGTAAGAGATTATAATCCCGAAGCATCATTTGCAAATGATTCAAAAGGAAATACCGGTACTCTTGCAGGTATAAAAAAGGTACTTATGAACAGGAACAATTGGTATCTTACTTTATATACAGGACTAACCTTTACAACGATAGATGTTTTTGGAGGTATTTGGGGTAATAGCTATTTCAGAGAATTGTATGGTATTCCAGCAAAAGAAGCTTCGTTTATTGTATCAATGATGTTTCTTGGACTTGCCATAGGCTCACCAGTAATAGGTAAATTATCTGAAAAATTTGATAATAGAGTTAAAATTATGATAATTTTTCATATAATTGCTACAATCTGTTTGGCTTTGGTTTTACAATTTAAGCTTACGCCCGGAATTTCAGGAGCTTTATTGTTTGTATTTGGATTCTGTTTGGGAGTATACATGCTTGCTTTTGCGATAGGTAATCGTATAAATCCAATAGTTGTAGCTGCTACTGTAGCTGCGCTGATTAATACTGGTGAACCATTGCTTGGGGCATTATTTGATCCTTTAATAGGGCATTTGCTTGATCTAACATGGACTGGTCAATATATAGATGTTCATAATCAAATTACGAATGTAGCTGCAGAAGGAGCTCATAGATATTTTCACATAAGCGCTTATCATAATGCTTTCTTGATTTTAGTGTTTAGTATGATTGTATCCTTTTTTCTACTTGTTTTAGTTAAAGATAAAGAAGTCGAATAA
- the zapE gene encoding cell division protein ZapE — protein sequence MNLDDIYLQKVRELDLKVDSLQLEAIRSLQEIIDQILVNKKTKFGFLKRSLYPSVKGLYMWGGVGRGKTFIMDIFYNNLPIEQKRRQHFSHFMKGIHSELRKYQGYKNPISKVAYDMAKNMRVICFDEFFVEDIADAMILGNVFTELFKLGVTLVATSNIEPENLYKRGLQRELFLPAIDVLIKNVHVLNLDSGVDYRFRLSNEYLNYIYPYNEQNRKNFFDKFFLRNPYFDKDTNIEVLGRKIFAMLVSYKDICFDFRVICGNGRSSYDYIDICSKYEQFFIYNLTGFDQYNEDMARRFIALIDEFYDQNKKVVILANNDFTELYEGERLRFEFQRTISRLNDMQNTNFGVLDE from the coding sequence ATGAATTTAGATGATATTTATCTCCAAAAGGTTCGCGAGCTTGATTTAAAGGTTGATTCTTTGCAGCTTGAAGCCATCAGGAGTTTGCAAGAAATAATAGATCAGATATTAGTAAATAAAAAAACAAAATTTGGTTTTCTTAAAAGATCACTATATCCATCTGTAAAGGGATTGTATATGTGGGGGGGGGTTGGTAGAGGAAAGACTTTCATTATGGATATTTTCTATAATAATCTGCCGATAGAACAAAAAAGAAGACAGCATTTTTCACACTTCATGAAAGGTATTCATTCTGAACTAAGGAAGTATCAAGGTTATAAGAATCCCATATCAAAAGTCGCTTATGATATGGCAAAAAATATGCGAGTTATTTGTTTTGATGAGTTTTTTGTCGAAGATATAGCTGACGCTATGATTTTAGGAAATGTTTTTACGGAGTTGTTTAAGCTTGGTGTAACTCTTGTAGCAACTTCAAATATTGAGCCAGAAAATTTGTATAAGAGAGGTTTGCAGAGAGAGTTGTTTTTACCAGCTATTGATGTTTTAATAAAAAACGTGCATGTTTTAAATCTAGATTCTGGGGTTGATTATAGATTCCGTTTGTCAAATGAATACTTAAATTATATTTATCCATATAATGAGCAGAACCGTAAAAATTTTTTTGATAAATTTTTTCTTAGAAATCCGTACTTTGACAAAGATACTAATATAGAAGTTTTGGGTAGAAAGATTTTTGCTATGCTTGTAAGCTATAAAGACATATGTTTTGATTTTAGAGTCATTTGTGGTAATGGACGTAGTTCTTATGACTATATTGATATTTGTAGTAAGTATGAACAATTTTTTATATACAATCTGACAGGGTTTGATCAATATAATGAAGATATGGCAAGAAGATTTATTGCTCTAATAGATGAGTTTTATGATCAAAATAAGAAAGTCGTAATTTTGGCTAATAATGATTTTACAGAATTATATGAAGGTGAACGTCTGAGATTTGAATTTCAGCGAACAATTAGTCGGCTTAATGATATGCAGAATACTAATTTTGGTGTTTTAGATGAATAA
- the rbfA gene encoding 30S ribosome-binding factor RbfA, giving the protein MAAEGRVQRVASELQKVISLLLRTKIKDTKLATATITEIELSKDLSYAKVYYTCLDIQEAQSIAKAFEKSKGFFRSSIAKSLNLRIVPNLKFIYDKSLDYGIEMEGKIQQALEADSKIIKQDDKLLQENYKDIDKETKVEKLR; this is encoded by the coding sequence ATGGCAGCAGAAGGTAGAGTGCAGCGAGTAGCAAGTGAGCTTCAAAAGGTGATATCTTTGCTACTGCGTACAAAAATAAAAGATACTAAGCTTGCTACGGCAACTATTACCGAGATTGAGCTTTCTAAAGATCTATCTTATGCAAAAGTGTATTATACTTGTTTGGATATTCAAGAGGCTCAAAGTATTGCCAAAGCCTTTGAAAAATCAAAAGGTTTTTTTAGATCATCTATAGCTAAATCGCTAAATCTTAGAATAGTTCCAAATCTTAAGTTTATTTATGATAAGTCTCTTGATTATGGGATAGAAATGGAAGGGAAAATCCAGCAGGCTCTAGAAGCTGATTCTAAAATAATCAAGCAAGATGATAAGTTGTTACAAGAAAACTATAAAGATATTGATAAAGAAACAAAAGTTGAAAAATTAAGGTAG